A stretch of the Ictidomys tridecemlineatus isolate mIctTri1 chromosome 5, mIctTri1.hap1, whole genome shotgun sequence genome encodes the following:
- the Tnnc2 gene encoding troponin C, skeletal muscle isoform X2, translating into MIAEFKAAFDMFDADGGGDISVKELGTVMRMLGQTPTKEELDAIIEEVDEDGSGTIDFEEFLVMMVRQMKEDAKGKSEEELAECFRIFDRNADGYIDAEELAEIFRASGEHVTDEEIESLMKDGDKNNDGRIDFDEFLKMMEGVQ; encoded by the exons ATGATCGCTG AGTTCAAGGCTGCCTTTGACATGTTTGATGCTGATGGCGGCGGGGACATCAGCGTCAAAGAGTTGGGCACCGTCATGAGGATGCTGGGCCAGACACCCACCAAGGAGGAGCTGGACGCCATCATCGAGGAGGTGGACGAGGACG GCAGCGGCACCATCGACTTCGAGGAGTTCCTGGTCATGATGGTGCGCCAGATGAAGGAGGACGCCAAGGGCAAGAGCGAGGAGGAGCTGGCCGAGTGCTTCCGCATCTTCGACCG GAACGCGGACGGCTACATCGACGCCGAGGAGCTGGCCGAGATCTTCCGGGCCTCGGGGGAGCACGTGACGGACGAGGAGATCGAATCCTTGATGAAGGACGGCGACAAGAACAACGACGGCCGCATCGACTTCGACG AGTTCCTGAAGATGATGGAGGGTGTGCAGTAA
- the Tnnc2 gene encoding troponin C, skeletal muscle isoform X1, with amino-acid sequence MTDQQAEARSYLSEEMIAEFKAAFDMFDADGGGDISVKELGTVMRMLGQTPTKEELDAIIEEVDEDGSGTIDFEEFLVMMVRQMKEDAKGKSEEELAECFRIFDRNADGYIDAEELAEIFRASGEHVTDEEIESLMKDGDKNNDGRIDFDEFLKMMEGVQ; translated from the exons ATG ACGGACCAGCAGGCGGAGGCCCGGTCCTACCTCAGCGAGGAGATGATCGCTG AGTTCAAGGCTGCCTTTGACATGTTTGATGCTGATGGCGGCGGGGACATCAGCGTCAAAGAGTTGGGCACCGTCATGAGGATGCTGGGCCAGACACCCACCAAGGAGGAGCTGGACGCCATCATCGAGGAGGTGGACGAGGACG GCAGCGGCACCATCGACTTCGAGGAGTTCCTGGTCATGATGGTGCGCCAGATGAAGGAGGACGCCAAGGGCAAGAGCGAGGAGGAGCTGGCCGAGTGCTTCCGCATCTTCGACCG GAACGCGGACGGCTACATCGACGCCGAGGAGCTGGCCGAGATCTTCCGGGCCTCGGGGGAGCACGTGACGGACGAGGAGATCGAATCCTTGATGAAGGACGGCGACAAGAACAACGACGGCCGCATCGACTTCGACG AGTTCCTGAAGATGATGGAGGGTGTGCAGTAA